From the Teredinibacter turnerae T7901 genome, one window contains:
- a CDS encoding cellulose binding domain-containing protein, producing the protein MPLSTKQLLRALCCAATLPVVTAIAPPVHAQFKMENLDRGALAAVRDDGSVLVSWRWLGQDPDDTAFNLYRNGTKLNVNPITGQTNWVDANGSANSTYELEPVINGAAQNKSPVTVWNSTLKRIPLQRPAGGSNQSGSYSYSPNDLSVGDLDGDGQYEVLVKWDPSNAKDNSQSGYTGNVYIDAYELDGSFLWRIDLGRNIRAGAHYTQFMVYDFDSDGRAELAVKTADGTRDGLGNTIGDPNADYRNSGGYILSGPEYLTMFNGETGAAMQTIDYVPARGSVSSWGDNYGNRVDRFLGGVAYLDGQNPSLIMSRGYYTRTVVAAWDWYNNQFHQRWVFDSNNAGSATRGQGAHSLTIGDVDSDGRQEIVFGAMTIDDNGTVLSNTGLCHGDALHLSDMNPNNPGLEVFMVHESPSCYNNRGVEMHSADSSQILWSYSGDGDDVGRGLAMDIDPRYPGYEAWASRGGLFSATGQTISSSRPSQINFGIWWDGDLLREILDSNYINKWNYTSYNTTRLLSGGNYSASSNNGTKSTPGLSADILGDWREEVIWRNSNNSELLVFTTPYESNYRLRTLMHDPQYRVAIAWQNVGYNQPPHPGFFLGDGMSFPPQPNIEIVGGEPPVEPTGTVIQEFGTGFCAYDGTVDANNGGFSGAGFTNTDNVLGSAIEWQFTVTSADNYPLRWRYANGGDTARGGRLLLNNASIEEIAFSPTSSWTSWSSDGTSVWLSAGTYRARLEATTSSGLGNIDYFAIDSEAAIAADCNQGTSSSSSSSSSSSSSSSSSSTSSSSSSNSSSSSSSSSSSSSSSSSSSSSSSGGTGSDITATVNINNDWGGGYCASVLLENTASSPVTWEVGVDVEGTVSSAWNAEWEQVGTQLLLSGVSWNSVLQPGQSIESVGFCANR; encoded by the coding sequence ATGCCTTTATCTACCAAACAGCTCCTGCGCGCACTCTGTTGCGCAGCGACACTACCCGTTGTTACGGCCATCGCGCCCCCGGTACACGCCCAATTTAAAATGGAAAATCTCGACCGCGGCGCTTTGGCCGCCGTCAGGGACGATGGCAGTGTACTGGTGAGTTGGCGCTGGCTCGGGCAGGACCCGGACGATACCGCCTTTAATTTGTATCGCAACGGTACGAAATTAAATGTGAACCCAATTACAGGTCAAACCAATTGGGTCGATGCCAATGGCTCTGCAAATAGTACCTACGAGCTTGAGCCGGTGATCAACGGCGCAGCGCAAAACAAGTCGCCCGTAACCGTATGGAACAGTACGTTGAAGCGTATTCCACTGCAACGTCCGGCGGGAGGCAGCAACCAAAGTGGCAGCTACAGCTATAGCCCGAACGATTTGAGCGTGGGCGACCTGGATGGGGATGGGCAGTATGAGGTCCTGGTAAAATGGGATCCATCAAACGCAAAAGACAACTCGCAAAGCGGCTACACTGGCAACGTTTATATAGATGCTTACGAGCTCGATGGGTCGTTCTTATGGCGGATCGACCTCGGCAGAAATATTCGTGCAGGTGCGCATTACACCCAATTTATGGTGTACGACTTTGATAGCGACGGCCGCGCAGAACTCGCCGTGAAAACCGCGGACGGCACTCGCGATGGGCTCGGCAATACTATCGGCGACCCCAATGCGGACTACCGCAACAGCGGCGGCTACATTCTCTCTGGCCCTGAATACCTTACCATGTTCAATGGTGAAACCGGGGCCGCCATGCAAACCATCGATTATGTTCCCGCTCGCGGCAGCGTTTCCAGCTGGGGAGACAATTACGGCAATCGCGTCGACCGCTTCCTCGGTGGCGTCGCTTACCTGGACGGCCAAAATCCAAGCCTGATCATGTCGCGCGGCTACTATACGCGTACAGTAGTGGCCGCCTGGGACTGGTACAACAACCAATTTCATCAGCGCTGGGTTTTCGATTCCAACAATGCAGGCAGCGCAACACGAGGGCAAGGTGCTCACAGTTTGACGATTGGTGACGTGGACAGCGACGGCCGACAAGAAATTGTATTCGGTGCTATGACCATCGACGACAACGGTACCGTGTTAAGCAACACCGGATTATGTCATGGGGACGCGCTCCACCTGTCCGATATGAACCCCAATAATCCAGGGCTGGAAGTGTTCATGGTGCACGAATCCCCCTCGTGTTATAACAATCGCGGTGTAGAAATGCACTCCGCCGATAGCAGCCAGATTTTGTGGAGCTACAGTGGCGACGGCGACGATGTGGGGCGCGGCCTGGCGATGGATATCGACCCGCGTTACCCAGGTTACGAGGCATGGGCCTCACGCGGCGGCCTGTTCAGTGCAACTGGCCAGACTATTTCCTCCAGCCGCCCTTCGCAAATCAACTTCGGTATCTGGTGGGATGGCGATTTGCTGCGTGAAATTCTCGATAGCAATTACATCAACAAGTGGAACTACACCAGTTACAACACGACCCGCTTATTGAGCGGCGGCAACTATAGCGCCAGCTCGAATAACGGCACTAAATCGACCCCTGGGCTTTCTGCAGATATTCTCGGAGACTGGCGCGAAGAGGTGATCTGGCGCAACAGCAACAATTCCGAACTTCTGGTATTTACGACACCCTACGAGAGCAACTACCGCCTGCGCACGCTCATGCACGATCCGCAATACCGTGTCGCAATCGCCTGGCAGAATGTCGGTTACAACCAACCTCCACACCCAGGCTTTTTCCTCGGCGACGGTATGTCATTCCCGCCTCAGCCAAATATTGAAATTGTTGGCGGTGAGCCGCCGGTCGAGCCTACCGGTACCGTTATTCAGGAGTTTGGTACCGGGTTCTGCGCATACGATGGCACCGTCGATGCCAATAACGGGGGATTCAGTGGCGCTGGCTTCACAAATACCGATAATGTTCTCGGCAGTGCAATCGAATGGCAGTTTACCGTGACCAGCGCCGACAACTATCCATTGCGCTGGCGCTACGCTAACGGTGGGGATACTGCCCGAGGCGGGCGCCTACTACTTAACAACGCAAGTATTGAAGAAATCGCATTCTCACCGACATCTTCCTGGACCAGTTGGTCGTCCGACGGCACCAGCGTATGGCTGAGCGCGGGCACCTATCGCGCCCGTCTGGAAGCCACTACATCCAGTGGCCTGGGAAATATTGATTACTTTGCGATCGACAGCGAAGCCGCCATAGCTGCAGACTGTAATCAAGGCACCAGCAGTTCGTCTTCCAGCAGTTCTAGTTCTAGCTCCAGTAGTTCATCGAGCTCCACCAGCAGTTCTTCCAGCTCGAACAGCTCATCGTCTTCCAGCTCGAGCAGTTCATCCAGCAGCTCGTCGAGTTCCAGCAGCAGTTCCAGCTCAGGCGGTACTGGCAGCGATATCACCGCAACAGTTAATATTAATAACGACTGGGGCGGCGGCTACTGCGCCTCTGTACTCCTCGAAAATACAGCGTCCAGCCCTGTGACCTGGGAAGTCGGCGTTGATGTTGAGGGAACGGTGAGCTCGGCCTGGAACGCCGAATGGGAGCAGGTGGGCACTCAACTTCTGTTGTCCGGCGTTAGTTGGAATAGTGTCCTCCAGCCCGGCCAGAGCATTGAGTCCGTTGGTTTTTGTGCGAACCGCTGA
- a CDS encoding NYN domain-containing protein, with amino-acid sequence MLKAGIFLDMENLNMNGGWGMRFDVIRKLVEAQGTTVLRANVYIAVDNAREKYDFEYREKAQARRDKMRLAGFHIVEKEIRRFTNADGTQNIKANADLDLAVDAMLQAENLDYILLGTGDGDFLRLVRALQSKGKRVDAVAIHNVSGELRREVDYYFHGATIPGLLPIKNDPKKIRHRGVLDYVNEEKGFGFLSIRTGYQLTDIESGIFCHISQLTEDGMGVSNDRFSALASNNAVIEFDKIKSERGGFQAENALVYK; translated from the coding sequence ATGCTGAAAGCAGGGATATTTCTGGATATGGAAAATCTCAATATGAATGGAGGCTGGGGGATGCGATTCGACGTGATTCGCAAGCTTGTGGAAGCCCAGGGAACAACTGTTCTCCGCGCCAACGTCTATATCGCGGTAGATAATGCGCGGGAAAAATACGATTTCGAGTACCGGGAAAAGGCGCAGGCTCGACGGGACAAAATGCGGCTCGCGGGATTCCATATTGTTGAAAAAGAAATTCGTCGCTTTACCAACGCCGACGGGACTCAGAACATCAAAGCCAATGCTGATCTCGACCTCGCCGTTGATGCCATGCTCCAGGCTGAAAACCTGGACTACATCCTGTTAGGAACGGGCGACGGCGATTTCCTCCGCTTAGTCCGCGCGTTACAAAGCAAAGGTAAGCGTGTGGATGCCGTTGCAATACACAATGTCAGCGGTGAACTGCGGCGAGAGGTCGACTATTATTTTCATGGCGCGACCATTCCCGGATTACTGCCGATAAAAAATGATCCGAAAAAAATCCGCCATCGCGGTGTGCTGGACTATGTCAATGAAGAAAAAGGTTTTGGTTTCTTATCGATAAGAACCGGCTACCAGTTGACCGATATCGAGTCCGGCATTTTTTGCCATATTTCTCAACTAACAGAAGACGGAATGGGCGTGAGCAACGACCGTTTTTCTGCGTTGGCCTCGAACAATGCGGTTATTGAATTTGACAAGATAAAATCGGAACGCGGCGGGTTCCAGGCAGAAAATGCACTTGTCTACAAGTGA